One Ostrea edulis chromosome 2, xbOstEdul1.1, whole genome shotgun sequence genomic region harbors:
- the LOC125681456 gene encoding B-cell lymphoma/leukemia 10-like isoform X1 — protein sequence MNDNNISEEEIQYEVSLNILEEQRFYLCKHLDPQNHFAYLRSKHLLTADEEEIIKSHSSRTQRAEKFLDILLQKGPMCYKALVDALLKNKTQTFLVTRLNKEFEKKKIRLHNLLTGSTPPDPNANIGVDSEVLPIPTVGSMVCQSLNKVPMENGGSEYSSLTSDKLTYREDSTA from the exons ATATTGGAAGAGCAAAGATTTTATCTATGTAAACATCTCGATCCTCAAAATCACTTCGCCTACCTGAGATCTAAGCACTTGTTGACGGCTGATGAGGAGGAAATAATTAAATCCCACAGTTCAAGGACGCAAAGAGCAGAAAAGTTTTTGGACATCTTACTTCAGAAGGGCCCTATGTGTTACAAAGCGCTAGTGGACGCTCTTCTAaagaataaaacacaaacatttttagTGACAAgacttaataaagaatttgaaaaGAAGAAGATTCGTCTACACa ATCTACTAACAGGTAGTACACCGCCGGACCCCAATGCAAATATAGGAGTGGATTCAGAAGTTTTACCTATACCAACAGTGGGGTCAATGGTGTGTCAGAGTCTAAATAAAGTACCAATGGAAAATGGAGGGTCCGAATATTCCTCACTGACGTCAGACAAATTAACTTACAGGGAAGATTCAACGGcttag
- the LOC125681456 gene encoding B-cell lymphoma/leukemia 10-like isoform X2, with the protein MNDNNISEEEIQYEILEEQRFYLCKHLDPQNHFAYLRSKHLLTADEEEIIKSHSSRTQRAEKFLDILLQKGPMCYKALVDALLKNKTQTFLVTRLNKEFEKKKIRLHNLLTGSTPPDPNANIGVDSEVLPIPTVGSMVCQSLNKVPMENGGSEYSSLTSDKLTYREDSTA; encoded by the exons ATATTGGAAGAGCAAAGATTTTATCTATGTAAACATCTCGATCCTCAAAATCACTTCGCCTACCTGAGATCTAAGCACTTGTTGACGGCTGATGAGGAGGAAATAATTAAATCCCACAGTTCAAGGACGCAAAGAGCAGAAAAGTTTTTGGACATCTTACTTCAGAAGGGCCCTATGTGTTACAAAGCGCTAGTGGACGCTCTTCTAaagaataaaacacaaacatttttagTGACAAgacttaataaagaatttgaaaaGAAGAAGATTCGTCTACACa ATCTACTAACAGGTAGTACACCGCCGGACCCCAATGCAAATATAGGAGTGGATTCAGAAGTTTTACCTATACCAACAGTGGGGTCAATGGTGTGTCAGAGTCTAAATAAAGTACCAATGGAAAATGGAGGGTCCGAATATTCCTCACTGACGTCAGACAAATTAACTTACAGGGAAGATTCAACGGcttag